Proteins from a single region of Ziziphus jujuba cultivar Dongzao chromosome 1, ASM3175591v1:
- the LOC107430590 gene encoding beta-D-xylosidase 1, producing MAYKSNSFFILSVVFFLCLSWSTNTGEARQPFACDPQNPLTKSLKFCSASLPIQKRVDDLIGRLTLEEKIKLLVDNATAVPRLGIQSYEWWSEALHGVSNVGPGTNFGGDFPGATSFPQVITTAASFNESLWEQIGQVVSDEARAMYNGGAAGLTYWSPNVNVLRDPRWGRCQETPGEDPFLSAKYAARYVMGLQGNAEGDRLKVAACCKHYTAYDLDNWNGIDRYHFNARVSKQDLEETYNVPFKGCVGEGKVASVMCSYNQVNGKPTCADPDLLKNTIRGEWQLNGYIVSDCDSVDVLYKYQNYTRTPQEAAAVSIKAGLDLDCGVFLSDHTEEAVKAGLVSENDLNNALVNTISVQMRLGMFDGEPSAHPFGNLGPKDVCTKDHQQLALEAARQGIVLLKNRRKTLPLSRRQKTVAVIGPNSNVTDTMIGNYAGVPCGYITPLQGIQKYSQTIHQPGCTNVACNDDQQFELAEAAARQADATVLVMGLDLSIEAESRDRTGLLLPGDQQELVYRVSRASKGPTILVLMSGGPIDVSFAKKDKHIDAILWVGYPGQAGGAAIADVLFGTTNPGGKLPMTWYPESYLAKVPMTNMQMRANPKRGYPGRTYRFYKGPVVFPFGYGLSFTTFDTKLVQAPSQLSLPISATLTDSTTLSTTYALSLTHTNCNSLSLPLHIDVKNNGTVDGTHTLLVFSTPPAGTWSANKHLVGFQKVHVAVGSVQRVTVDVDVCKHLSVVDKSGVRTIPLGEHQIHIGGDGVGDLKHSISLHAGSTNIKS from the exons ATGGCTTATAAGAGCAACTCATTTTTTATTCTCTCTGTTGTCTTCTTCTTATGCCTATCATGGAGTACAAATACGGGAGAAGCTCGACAGCCCTTCGCATGCGACCCGCAAAACCCGCTCACAAAGAGCTTGAAGTTTTGTAGTGCATCGCTTCCCATACAAAAAAGAGTGGATGACTTAATCGGACGATTAACGTTGGAGGAAAAGATCAAGCTGCTGGTGGATAATGCAACAGCTGTGCCACGGCTCGGCATTCAAAGCTATGAGTGGTGGTCTGAGGCTCTCCATGGTGTCTCGAATGTGGGTCCCGGAACTAACTTTGGTGGGGACTTCCCTGGGGCAACTAGCTTCCCTCAAGTCATCACCACCGCTGCTTCATTCAATGAGTCATTGTGGGAGCAAATCGGACAG GTTGTGTCTGATGAAGCAAGAGCAATGTACAATGGAGGAGCGGCTGGTCTAACATACTGGAGCCCAAATGTGAATGTACTTCGTGACCCTCGTTGGGGGAGATGCCAAGAGACTCCCGGTGAAGACCCTTTCTTGTCGGCCAAATATGCTGCTAGATATGTCATGGGACTCCAAGGTAATGCAGAGGGAGATCGTCTCAAGGTTGCTGCATGTTGCAAACATTACACTGCATACGATCTTGATAATTGGAATGGCATTGACCGCTACCATTTCAATGCCAGG GTTAGCAAGCAGGATCTAGAGGAAACATATAATGTACCATTCAAAGGTTGTGTGGGGGAAGGGAAAGTTGCGAGTGTAATGTGCTCATATAATCAGGTGAATGGAAAGCCCACCTGTGCTGATCCTGATCTCCTTAAGAACACAATTCGTGGTGAATGGCAGCTCAATGG GTATATTGTCTCGGATTGTGATTCCGTAGATGTCCTATATAAGTATCAAAACTATACTAGAACACCACAAGAAGCAGCTGCAGTATCTATTAAAGCAG GTCTAGATTTGGACTGCGGGGTATTTTTATCAGACCATACAGAAGAGGCTGTAAAAGCAGGACTGGTAAGTGAGAATGACTTGAACAATGCCTTGGTTAACACAATCAGTGTCCAGATGAGACTGGGAATGTTTGATGGTGAACCATCAGCACATCCATTCGGCAATTTAGGTCCTAAAGACGTTTGCACGAAAGACCATCAACAACTAGCTCTTGAGGCAGCCCGTCAAGGAATTGTTCTGCTTAAAAATCGTCGAAAGACCCTTCCACTCTCCAGACGTCAAAAAACTGTAGCTGTCATTGGGCCCAATTCTAATGTCACTGATACCATGATAGGAAACTATGCTG GTGTTCCATGTGGTTACATCACACCTTTACAAGGCATTCAAAAGTACAGTCAGACCATCCACCAACCAGGATGCACCAATGTTGCTTGCAATGATGATCAACAGTTCGAACTAGCAGAGGCTGCAGCTCGACAGGCTGATGCCACAGTACTAGTAATGGGGCTTGACCTGTCCATTGAAGCAGAGTCTAGGGATAGAACAGGTTTGCTTTTACCAGGAGACCAACAAGAGCTTGTATATAGAGTGTCCAGGGCTTCCAAAGGCCCAACCATATTGGTTTTGATGTCTGGTGGTCCAATTGATGTGTCATTTGCCAAGAAAGATAAACATATCGATGCAATTCTTTGGGTTGGATATCCTGGTCAAGCTGGTGGAGCTGCCATTGCTGATGTTCTCTTTGGAACTACCAATccag GAGGAAAGCTTCCAATGACATGGTACCCAGAGAGCTACCTAGCCAAGGTACCAATGACTAATATGCAAATGAGAGCAAACCCAAAAAGAGGCTACCCAGGCAGAACTTACCGATTCTATAAAGGTCCTGTTGTTTTCCCTTTCGGCTATGGGTTGAGTTTTACCACTTTTGACACGAAACTAGTCCAAGCTCCATCTCAGCTTTCCCTGCCCATTTCTGCCACACTAACCGACTCAACCACTTTAAGCACTACCTATGCCCTAAGTCTCACCCACACCAACTGCAATTCACTTTCATTGCCACTCCATATCGATGTCAAGAACAATGGAACCGTAGATGGGACACACACCCTTCTTGTCTTCTCCACCCCACCTGCCGGAACATGGTCGGCCAACAAGCATTTGGTGGGTTTCCAGAAGGTTCATGTTGCTGTTGGGTCTGTGCAAAGGGTTACGGTGGATGTTGATGTGTGCAAACACCTTAGTGTTGTCGACAAGTCTGGGGTTCGAACAATTCCATTGGGTGAACATCAAATTCATATCGGAGGAGATGGAGTTGGAGATCTCAAGCATTCGATCTCTTTGCATGCGGgttcaacaaatattaagtCTTAG